The genome window accatcagtccacacaaacaattctggtttccttgcactagccatttcgccgtagcctattctgtctgtttttaaagcgcaagttttgcaagttttggtgatttctgtaaagacacagtgccacctataggcctggggtatgaagtaacgtgttgagtcgtgttgagatggatccgtttggacgcaaatattcttgatacggttccagggaagacggaggaaaaaaagatcggtttggtacgtgtggactaggcctcaaacgggctacggtttcagatttctccactctgggaccaggtttcagaaaagtgcggtttcgggcagtgcctttacaggattcgtttggacgctcggccaagacgaagcaaaacctctgcgtttaacctaaaaagtgtCTCCGTGTCTCCCTAAATGTCAGCGAACTGGCAGACTACTGCACAACAATACTCGGCCTATACGTCTTCAGGGGAAGACGTTACAAGTGCCTTTAGAGGCAAAGGGAAGGTTGGGCCTCTGAAAAATCTGCAGAGTAATCCAATGCAGCCTTCAAGTGAAGTGAATTTAGTCAGATATTCTGTAGCATGTAATGGCAATTAATGCTGAACATAGGTATTgatcagacatgtggactcgagtcacatgacttggactcgagtcagactcgagtcatgattttaatgacttcagacttgacttgataaaattcggcatgacttgcgactcgacttggacttgaatactattcactcgagacttgactcggactttgcctctttgacttgtgatgacttgacatgtctcgaatcaaaaactaaatttcctgatcgtgtaccagtcaacccagagacgctttcccgcgactaaaaaaaaataaaaaaaataaaatagcggagacaagcggccagagcacagttaAGTAGATTACTGCCactacccccacacgcgttacgcactgtgtgtagggcaccaagagacagaggaaggaccaacatttagccaatcactagtagctttactgcaaactgatttgcactcttgttagagaacgtttgtcaaaaagcaccaacagcatgttacataaagatgatacttttcgagtcctctccattaagatccaacttaaacttatgctaagctactgcatttaattgagaacacatctaagcacgcacgagagggagagaaaacgagtaggttccagctggcttgtcattgttgatgatgattgatatcttcttttaaatataagaaacatataaaaagaaatcgtggaggcaaaaaaatacgattagaggagattgtgaatttatccgtttctcactagcctactatactgttataaactatgagatccaggtcactatgacatagctgcactcactgtgatttggaaagtggacaagaatattatgaagagttgtctttgccttgtgtaatggaactggtgagtcttgaagtattcaataatttatttacatgaagcacatgatatgccgattgaaacgcattccactcagctactgtagctaggtggctactggctaccaggctcataattcacttttaattgcaaacagaaaatgtcaagcaagcatcatgtcatacatgcttctctttccaaaggaatgaaagctgtttgtgccaacttaatatcatgcttatcattgttaaaattgtgctatacatgtggcacaaacaagtttgtggactagccataggctatatttgaacggagctggtaaaaaaagatcattatgagaacgtgtggacagtggcacacaatgggcttaaagtgaccgtgcaccatttacaaattagataaacagcatcaaatgtctagtatttcttaagaaattaatactttaaaacaaaattactgtcattattatcttttaaataatataaaactgttgaccttggcttcccttatgagtcaccactggcagacagcctaataaattgtttgcaggcaaatctgtggcctagcgcagtgaaataccatcagtcaaattattactcgtccttacagtgggctccgcaatttggaaaaacattatatatatttgcagctgtgctgagtgtcatgtagctatccattttgtagagattactcaggtatgcacatgtatatattacacaggtatgcacatgcatatgtcgtaaaagattacaagacagaaacattgaacatattttaatctgtatttatagaaaaaatactgtggattagatggaagtgctaaaattatgatcgatagtctaataatggcattattaagtgaagagtacctgatgacttgttcaggacttgaaaaagattgggacttggacttggactcgacttggctttgatgtgacttggacttggactcgacttgcccttctctgtatttacttgggacttgacttggacttgactgctaagacttgggacttacttgtgacttgccaaacagtgacttggtcccacctctggtattGATACATTGTGACTTTGTAATACTATAATTATTTATGTCCTCAGAAAACTTGGTGATCAGTGGTCTGTGGAGCCAGATGTGGTGGAGGACATCGAGGCATTTAGATTGTGTAATGTATGGCCGGGCCCGTGAAAAATCGTGGGCAGCATCATGCTGAAAAATTGATTGGAGAGGATGAGACGCTTACCACCAGATCCAAGGTGGATCTGTCCCAGCTCCCGCACTGCAGAGACAACCTCGTCCCACACATCAACCGTGTCAACCACCGTCTGGCCATCTACAAGAGAGCAGCCACAACGACATTCTGGTGTTGTTCAGATTCTATGTAGATTTAAAGTTTTCATTTTTCACAGCCGAAAATCAAGCACGGACACAAAAGATGATACAAAAAATCACATATGGGACAATAATTTGCGTGGGGAACATCAAAATTCCTTTTCTATACACCTTAAGGATTACAAAAAACTAGGTTAAAAAAATATACCTTTCGGGTGCAGGTGACCCCCCTCCTTCCTACCAGACTATAGGTGTAGGCCCCTGAGCTCGAACAACTCATAACTAATGGATTGTGGTAACTGTGGAACTAATGGTTTCAATAAATATAATACCAATATAACGGTTTGAATAGTAACTCCTTACTATGGGAGATTTTCATTTGGACCAACATGTGACAATTAGGGATCATCAACATTTGCTTATTAGACATCTTAAAGACTGTAAAAATACAAAAGTTAGAAAACATATATCAATAGGGTCCATAGGGGAGGAGTTCCAGTGATCCAATGTCACcgattttttacatttgtgtttatttgagtTTTATTACCACCATACATCATAATCATGACAATCCTCACATCTATCAATTCCTCATGGAAAGACGAAGAGAAAATGGGGTGGATTGTGTCTGTAGGCTGTATTGTTCCGATTCTATGTAGATTTAAAGTTTTTAATTTTTCACAGCCGAAAATCAAGCACGGACACAAAAGatgatacaaaaaaaatcacctATGGGACAATAATTTGCGTGGGGAACATCAAAATTCCTTTTATAAACACCTTAAGGATTGCAAAAAACTAGGTTAAAAAAATATACCTTTCGGGTGCAGGTGACCCCCCTCCTTCCTACCCTACTACTAGTCCACACACCACAGGCTTCATTTGGATGAGACACTAGCCTATTCCAAGGatgtgagtaggcctaaacatgaactttaaattatttatttatgcattgAACCAAGACAACACAATTGAAGTTGCCCTTTAGCCTATCTTTGTTTTTCGTCAAGTTGTATGGTATTTTCTGAATTGACTGGAAGTCAGCTCCTTAAGTTCTATCCGTCCCATCTTTTATGAAGAACAAAGATAGGCTAAATGGCAACTTCAATTGTGTTGTCTTGGTTcaatgcataaataaataattaaaaagttcATGTTTTAGTATCTTTCTTAACTTGTAGCTCACTTTAAAACCAACAACCTAATcaattatgtaaatgtaaagccAGTCAAAGCCAGTAGGCTATTAATGTAGAATGACAAACAGGGCTGTGCactaaaaaaaaattgatttaCCAACTTAGCACTGGTGACACCAAAATGTTTTCTAGAGTGTAGCCTACAGAGGTATTTGTAACGATATGCTAGAGATTTTTATGGATTTTGCTACAAAACTATCAACCTCTGTAGCACCAGTGCTAGAAAGCCATTTACCTTGGAAATCTACATGTATGTGCTGCGGACGAGAGTAAAATAGCTCTGGAATGCCACCACACACTTCAGCTTGAGCTTTCAAAAAATGAAGACATAATGCTGGTAGACAAAGCATGaccaaacactgtgtgtgtgtgtgtgtgtgtgtgtgtgtgtgtgtgtgtgtgtgtgtgtgcatgcattatggCATTATGTTCAGTTTTAGGCAGCTCTGGAGGGATCAAGATTGAGATGCTAAACTGAGATTTAGCAGGCTCCGGTGCTTCTGCAGGACTTCCCAGCTAGAGGCCACCCTGAGTCGTGCTCACCTGACCTGTCGACCCACAGGATTACATGACAAAGGAGGGGTTCAATGTTCCATCTCCGCAACGCCTTGTAACACAATTTGAAATGAGATTTAACTTTTTCTCCTAAACTATAAACCCGAGAAATAAGGAGCAATAAGAATAAAAAGAGAAGTAGACAATAGGGGTATTTTGAAAATCTAAAGTAGAACTTTAATTGGGCTAAGACAAGAAGAGGGCTATATTTTGCAAATGTTTATTTCAGGGGTTATCTCTGTAAGAGCTGATTTCTCGTGagacaaagaaaatacatttttaagacAAATATTTACAGATGGAGACCAAAAGAAGGTTGACAAGATCTCAAGACAAGGCCTCGTTTTCCTCATGCATTAAACAGAAATGTAATTCCGAAGAAGGCTCTGGAATTCATGCAGAAAAGGTTGACTGAAGCATTTTGTAGGTCTATaccttaagtataagtatatatacttttttgatcccgtgagggaaatttggtctctgcatttaacccaatcggtgaattagtgaaacacactcagcacacagtgaacacagtgaggtgaagcacacactaatcccggcgcagtgagctgcctgcttcaacagcggcgctcggggagcagtgaggggtaaggtgccttgctcaggggcacttcagccatggcccactggtcggggctcgaaccggcaaccctccggttacaagtccagagtgctaaccagtgggccacagccaCCCCCTTAATGGGTATAATCACTTTTATAATCTGTGGGCGTTGAAATTATGACAACAAAATGATAAGTTAAATTCAAGTCTAGTTATACTATATGTTCAAGTTAGGTTGTGACCTGCACTCAGATGTTACATCATTGCCACTGCAAAGGCATGTCAAAAACTGCTATGTAAAGAATCCTTTTCTCCCCAAATCTGAATTGTGACATTACCGGATTACTGTATTTTAACTATAATGTATTTCTGAGGAACTGCAAAGTGTGCTTGCTCACGTGCGGCTGACCAATGGTAGAAGACAGTGAAATAATGTCGCCGTcgttgttgtcgttgttgttgttgtgggtgAGTGAATGTGGACCATGTGTGGGGTGTatggcggtgggggggggggggggggatgggtggtTGGTTGGTAGGGGAGGGTCGTTATAATCAATAATAAATACTAAAAAGTATTGAAGGAAGCATATTGTGTAAAAGTAGAGATGAAATACTGATTTGATGAAATTCTGAAACTGTTCCCTTTTTTTCATTGAGGTTGTTTTTACCTTATTTGATGTACTTCCTGGTACCTAATTATGATGACTCACAGAAATTAATAATAAAGAaattctaaaaaaaataatatttataaTTATACAAATTTCCACAACAAAACTCAGACGTACCAGTTGACATATTTCCAGACAACCTCCTTGGCCCACTTTTGTGAGCATAAAACAGATTACTGATCTTCCTGAACGACTACAAAACAGGACACAACACAACTGACCTGCTATCTTTACTGGGGTTGTTCTTATTAAACAATTGCAGCATGAGCTTTATATACCTGCTCTATCTCTGTCACCATGTCCCTGGCTATATGGACTGGAATTCTCATGCTTTTCTCAAAGCTAAAGGTGGAGAGACACAATCATTTCAGGAATGATGAAAACTCTATATGTGTATTTTTATATGATCGCGTAAGCTAGTTCCTCTTCAATTAAATCATACAAAACCAAGCAACTGTAAACTGATGGAAGCCTTTCTTAACTAGTTTTAATGAGAAGTTCAAATCTTAATAGGTTTGGTGTAATATGCATAGAAGTCCTTGAAGACCATCAGTTTATTTTTGATCCCCGTTTTCTTGAGATCTCAACTTGTCTTGAGATAACAAAACAGTTTCCTGATAACAGCATAATTCCACATCTCAGAAAAGGAATGCATAACTTAAGACATCCAATGAGCTGATGGAGCAGTCAGCTTGATGTTGTGGTGTCACACATCGATGATCAGCAATGAGGCCTTGggggattagggttagggtgatGTGTGATGTAGCCTACGTATAtctgaaattaaataaaacaaaccCTGTTGTTTTCATCTTAGAAGCAAAGGCATGCTATGTGGCATCTTGTTGACTGAGTCAATGTGAAATGAAACACATTGTGATAAtccaaaatgtttttgttgtggaATTTCCTCCAGCAAGAGAAGCTATTTCAGCAGCCACAAAGATTTATTAAACGTGATGCGCTGTAGGCTGAGATATCAAATTATTTATGGCATTATCTTGGGAAAACATTGAGATGTGTTATCTCTAGATATTGATATAAATAAGTTGAGATCCtaagaaaataaaatataataactCAGTCGAAACTCAGTCAAATCATGTGAAAGCTATACAAGATTTGTAATAAAGCTTATTAAAACAGGGTCAAAATTAACATTTGATGGCAGCTTAGGGCTTATGGTGTACACATCATGGATATAGGGTACCAATATTTTGTGTCAAACTATAAGTTATGTAAATtattaatatataatatgtattaATATGTATTAATATGTATAACATGTAATTGAttcaggaaaaaaataaaagataaagcaTTTGTATGTAGCCATACTGCTCAAGGTTTTCTAATGTGACCTACAATTTGCTTCAATCCGGGAAAAGTTGTGACTATCTGGTTCAAGACTCAGTGTTCACAGACAGCTTACACTTTCTCTAGACATGTGGCCTTGAAAGATGTTTATGTGCACAGTGCTGCTACACTTACTGAAAACGTATTACCAGAAGCAAGgtcattctttttctctctctctctctctttctctctctctctgatatgaGTTTGGTTATGTGAATTCAGCAAATTGTGAATTCAGCAAATTTCAACACAGCCAGTCTGCTGACACCAAGTCCGAGAAATTGATGATAAAAATGGTCCACTAACCCTCAGCATAAAGCATCATGTTCTTGAAAGAGTAACCTCATGTTCCCAAAGATATGGATGAATGATACTTTATGACTGAGTCcaagcaaaaataaataatagtaATCAAATGTCCTTTACTCAAAGAGGTTTGAGGTTTCATTATTGATTATGTTAATAGTAACACAAGTGCATGATATTAGGTTTGTCTTATTGAAACAAAGCTTACATCTAACGCTGCATCATACAACATAGCCCTGCACTGCCACTCTATGGACGCCTTGAATTATAACATGCTGCCATATCTGGGACAGTAAGTCGTAATTACGGTATATCAAGTATTATCTTGTTTTGTTGTGAACTTTAGGCCTATCACCTTGACAAAACTGAGGGTATGCTATTTTAAACCTACTAATAGGCTATACGCTATTCCAGTCCGTTGTTATTTTACCCTTTAAATAGCCCAATCAATGTCCAAAACATGCGACCTCTTGCTCTTAAGATTCTATGTTCCTTTTATGTTTATTGAAATTGCTAAATGTACACCTACACTACACGCCCGTGAAatgttatttacttatttatgtgGAAGCGCACAAATATAGGACACACATGACGTTTGACACCCGAGTGACCAATTGAGAGCCTGTCGTCAAGAGCTTCAAACATGATAGACACGGCCGAAGCTAGAGTATCGAATTATGGTGTTctattttgaaaatgaacaatTTTACGCGTATAGATTGTGTTGCATACGAATGGTTTACTTAGGCCTATTTGAATTGGCGAATACGGGGTTTAGAATAATGTGAAGTTAGTAGCGTTACAAGCTTACTGCACTTCACGAGAAGTTTTTCCTCTACGAGCCTCCTCTGCAGGTTGTCAAGATCTGCTACCTTTATTCCACTATGGTGAGTTGGCTTCGTGTTACTGCCTTTAGTCGTCTGACTTTCACTCATGATAATGATTTTAAAGAATTAAAGGTTACTGGCTATGAAAACCTGTCGTGCGTGTTCTTGGCGGCTACTATGGGATTAGTCAGAAGATTTAAAAGGATTTAGGCTAGGTTGCTTCTGAGTGTCCTGTTGTTGGTAAAAGACCTGCTGCGCATGCAAGGCAATGCAGACATTCACTGCTTGTCAAAACCATTTGGAACTGTTATCCCAGTTCATATGTTTGGTCATTTGAAAACAGTCATGTGTAAATGTTTATAATTTgcatttcaattcaattacatGTTGCGTGTATCTTTAGCCTATACATAATAACTGTCAGTTATTACCTTTTGCAGGCCTTTATCGCCACCCAGTAGACTCCTAAATTGTTGGGTAAACATTGTCAACAATATTTTGGTGTTGCAGTTTATCATGTCAATAATTATTtcaattgttgttgttaatGGGTTATGAAATGAATCATTCAACTAAGCCATTGGAAATTCACCAAGCCACAGGCCACAGGCTTCTACAAAATCAGGCTATTAGAATCCATTTTGTTGAAATTGCATAATTCCTTTTAACCACCTTTGAAAAAATCAGCACATGGTGCCTCAACTTCAAGTGGTCTGACAAAACTTatgttctccttctctccctatCCCATGCACAACTTGGGGAAAGGGTGAATGATTGATGCCACAGTCCTCTCAAATTCTTGTGATGAAAAGTATCATTTTAATTGTTTACTGTATATCTTCTATAAACTCAACCACATTCGTCAGAAGATGAATTTGTCATGCTTGTTTGCATACAGGAAGAGGATAACCCTGCGGCCCTGGTTGACATCTGTCTAGCCTGGGTCTGTCACAGCATGGAGCAGCTCTGTGTGAAACGTGAGGATGGATCGCTTCGTTTCCACCACTGCCCCGTCTTTCCCCAGCTGCTAGCAGACCAGCTGCTCAGCAAGATGGCAGAGGAAGGTGAGTGTGGGAGCACAAAGAGAAGGACAAAGATGAATGAGTGACCTGGACACTTTTCTACTTCACTAATCTACTGTGCCACTATTGTTTTAAAGGTAGTGTGTTAGTCAGTGGCGTGCCACAGAACTGGCTCATATGTATTGTAATGTGTATCTCTTCTACGATTTGACACCAGGTGTGTTAAATGATAGCACCATCGGAGTTTTCCGCAGCCATGAGCACCTGCGCCTCCGCCGTGTGTGCCTGCGAGCGTCGCACCTCTCCGCCGAGGCCTTCTGCCTCGCCACGCAGCCCCACAGACTGCAGGAGTTGGATGCTTCCAGAGTTCACGGCGGCTTGACTGTATCAGATGTGCTGCTCAGCCTCGCAGCCAACACTGAGTCTTCAGACAACCTGCAACGGCTCAACCTGAGCAGACTGGAAATGGGAGAGGGGTTCCTCGAGAACGAGCGTCTCAGCTTCAGCTCGATGCCGGGCCTGAGGACAGTGCTTCTGGCCGGCACGGAGCTGGACGACTCGGGGCTGCAGGACCTCTGTACCCTTCCTCGACTGGAGGCTCTGGACATCTCTAGCACTTGCGTCACTGACCTCACGTCACTGCTGGACTGTCAGGCCACCCTGATGTCCCTTTCGGCCCACGGCCTCAGACACCTGGAGATGCCTGCTGCGCGCCTCCTGCTCGTGCTGGGCCGGCTCGAACGGCTCCGGCACCTGGACCTGTCCGACGACAGACTGACCAGCGACGGGGACAGCGTGGTGGAGCAGCTGTTGGAGAAGCCCGGCATCCTCCCGGCGCTGCTGTCGCTCGACATGTCAGGCCGGAGGGGCATCACAGACAATGCGGTCCAGGCGTTTCTGGAAGCAAGGCCAAACATGACCTTCATTGGACTGCTAGCCACTGGAGCAGGCTTTAGTGACTTTTTCACTGTTAAGAGCAACCTGAAGGCACGTACCGAGACGTATACAAAAACACCTGAATACCATGACACTCACAGGCTGATAGTAATTGTCTTTTGTTTTCCAGGTTGCTGGAGAGGCCAACATCCACCAGATCAGTGAGGCCCTGAAGAGGTACTGTGAGAGGGAGTGCTTCATACGAGAGGCTCTAGTTCACCTCTACAGCCTGACCAATGACACGGACGAACCTCAGTCAGATGTCTTGAAGGCACAGTGCAGTTCTTTAATGCTATTGCTGTCCACAGATTTTTTATGTAGCTGTGTATGTAGAGAGACCTTAGAAAACTCTCTGTGTTGTGAGCTCTCCAGTTAAATTAGTAATAATGTAACAGCTGtgatcttttttattttatattgtcctgaaaaaagagataaaaaacaAATAGGGTGTTATATAATGTGCCTCTAATGTTATCTAATTAGTGCTGGACTTACCAAAAGCAAGTAACCAGTATCCAAGAAACAGAATTCTAGCATagctgaattgaattgaattcaatTCTATCAATTTGAAAGAAAATTCATTTCAAGAAATCATTAATTTAGTCATAAGTGAAAATTGTAATGATAGTACAAATGTTGCCCTGAGTTGCATACTTTAAATACTGAGTATTGTTCTATTATTCACAGCTTGTAATTATGGGAATGAAAAGCCATGAGCAGTCATTGCATGTCCAGCTGGTGGCCACAGCCTGCATATTCAATCTCACAACTCAAGATAAGGTCCTGGGCATGCCACTTTGCCTTCTGAGAACCACAGTCCATCAGCTTCTGATCGCCATGAGGCATTTTCCAAACCATGAACAGGTTCCTTTGCACACTAAAAaacttgcacactcacacaaacatgtatttgtccttgtaattatgcATAAGCAGTACATTTACCAGACTTATGCATGTATAACTAcaatataattataataatttttGACAATTCCTTGGTATATTTGTTAGCCTGacatagtcatactcaattctagtcagaatatgagtctgatactgctccattgggacataattatggggcgtgtttcaaccgatacagggggggaatgcctctgcacacaattggatagacctaaccagtcagagcaacgaaatagcttaccgtgaggtgtaggaagaaaacacacgaaccatccttcttctccacaaatgccttaacattgttttctggtcttttgtaaaagttagtgccgtAAGTCCCTTCaacatacttgcagtacactgccccccccccccctctcccctacatacacagcacattatttcatcaggaagcttctccaacacacatattgcacactaccctctccccacatacacagcacactatcccatctcccctgtcatccccccaacacacacaccaagacccctggcagttgggttagccccttgagccgtggatctgcccaaggtttcttccttggtaagggagtttttccttgcccctgttgctcttaggtgctccttgttggtgccccccccccatcccaatcctcccccacctttcttatgcagcccttgccacttaatctactaaacccctcttctactgcactttttacccc of Alosa sapidissima isolate fAloSap1 chromosome 1, fAloSap1.pri, whole genome shotgun sequence contains these proteins:
- the si:ch1073-82l19.1 gene encoding protein zyg-11 homolog isoform X2, which codes for MEEDNPAALVDICLAWVCHSMEQLCVKREDGSLRFHHCPVFPQLLADQLLSKMAEEGVLNDSTIGVFRSHEHLRLRRVCLRASHLSAEAFCLATQPHRLQELDASRVHGGLTVSDVLLSLAANTESSDNLQRLNLSRLEMGEGFLENERLSFSSMPGLRTVLLAGTELDDSGLQDLCTLPRLEALDISSTCVTDLTSLLDCQATLMSLSAHGLRHLEMPAARLLLVLGRLERLRHLDLSDDRLTSDGDSVVEQLLEKPGILPALLSLDMSGRRGITDNAVQAFLEARPNMTFIGLLATGAGFSDFFTVKSNLKVAGEANIHQISEALKRYCERECFIREALVHLYSLTNDTDEPQSDVLKLVIMGMKSHEQSLHVQLVATACIFNLTTQDKVLGMPLCLLRTTVHQLLIAMRHFPNHEQLQKNCLLSLCNDRILQDVPFDRFDAAKLVMSWLSSREDHTLQRMAVAIVSILVSKLTTEETTRLGAEAFIMEQLLSIVQQKASAGVVDSTLKFALSALWNLTDESPAACRHFLQCQGLELYTESYYTESCIQQKVMGLLNNIAEVVELRADLMDEDLLEHVLTLLGGADVEVGVSYFAGGILANLTSTGVSAWTLDLELRDTILSKLHSAILTWTPPQHEMVSYRSFQPFYPLLNSSQPTGVQLWAAWAVHLVCRQNASQYASMLQEEGGLDILKSLILHPDTHDDVRKLAESIVGISEQAEQARREREG
- the si:ch1073-82l19.1 gene encoding protein zyg-11 homolog isoform X3, giving the protein MEEDNPAALVDICLAWVCHSMEQLCVKREDGSLRFHHCPVFPQLLADQLLSKMAEEGVLNDSTIGVFRSHEHLRLRRVCLRASHLSAEAFCLATQPHRLQELDASRVHGGLTVSDVLLSLAANTESSDNLQRLNLSRLEMGEGFLENERLSFSSMPGLRTVLLAGTELDDSGLQDLCTLPRLEALDISSTCVTDLTSLLDCQATLMSLSAHGLRHLEMPAARLLLVLGRLERLRHLDLSDDRLTSDGDSVVEQLLEKPGILPALLSLDMSGRRGITDNAVQAFLEARPNMTFIGLLATGAGFSDFFTVKSNLKVAGEANIHQISEALKRYCERECFIREALVHLYSLTNDTDEPQSDVLKLVIMGMKSHEQSLHVQLVATACIFNLTTQDKVLGMPLCLLRTTVHQLLIAMRHFPNHEQLQKNCLLSLCNDRILQDVPFDRFDAAKLVMSWLSSREDHTLQRMAVAIVSILVSKLTTEETTRLGAEAFIMEQLLSIVQQKASAGVVDSTLKFALSALWNLTDESPAACRHFLQCQGLELYTEVLESYYTESCIQQKVMGLLNNIAEVVELRADLMDEDLLEHVLTLLGGADVEVGVSYFAGGILANLTSTGVSAWTLDLELRDTILSKLHSAILTWTPPQHEMVSYSSQPTGVQLWAAWAVHLVCRQNASQYASMLQEEGGLDILKSLILHPDTHDDVRKLAESIVGISEQAEQARREREG
- the si:ch1073-82l19.1 gene encoding protein zyg-11 homolog isoform X1 encodes the protein MEEDNPAALVDICLAWVCHSMEQLCVKREDGSLRFHHCPVFPQLLADQLLSKMAEEGVLNDSTIGVFRSHEHLRLRRVCLRASHLSAEAFCLATQPHRLQELDASRVHGGLTVSDVLLSLAANTESSDNLQRLNLSRLEMGEGFLENERLSFSSMPGLRTVLLAGTELDDSGLQDLCTLPRLEALDISSTCVTDLTSLLDCQATLMSLSAHGLRHLEMPAARLLLVLGRLERLRHLDLSDDRLTSDGDSVVEQLLEKPGILPALLSLDMSGRRGITDNAVQAFLEARPNMTFIGLLATGAGFSDFFTVKSNLKVAGEANIHQISEALKRYCERECFIREALVHLYSLTNDTDEPQSDVLKLVIMGMKSHEQSLHVQLVATACIFNLTTQDKVLGMPLCLLRTTVHQLLIAMRHFPNHEQLQKNCLLSLCNDRILQDVPFDRFDAAKLVMSWLSSREDHTLQRMAVAIVSILVSKLTTEETTRLGAEAFIMEQLLSIVQQKASAGVVDSTLKFALSALWNLTDESPAACRHFLQCQGLELYTEVLESYYTESCIQQKVMGLLNNIAEVVELRADLMDEDLLEHVLTLLGGADVEVGVSYFAGGILANLTSTGVSAWTLDLELRDTILSKLHSAILTWTPPQHEMVSYRSFQPFYPLLNSSQPTGVQLWAAWAVHLVCRQNASQYASMLQEEGGLDILKSLILHPDTHDDVRKLAESIVGISEQAEQARREREG